The following nucleotide sequence is from Pseudobutyrivibrio ruminis HUN009.
ACGTAATGTTAAATTCAATTAATGGAATTTTTTTGTTCTTTTTTAGATTATAAGTTTTCCATTAATCCTGAATATCCTTCCGTTAATGTGGATTAATGGAAAGTGAATTTAGTAGCGGGATGTTGGTGGATTGTATTTATTTAGAAACAATTACTTTGAACTATACCAGTTTTAAAATTTTGGGCCCTTTTATTAATTAGAGGGGCGCGGAATATCGTTTCCCACTTAGTGGTTTTTGCTCGGATGTCTTATGAAATTGACTGTAGAAAAGATTTGTATGTTTTTCTTTTTCCATAAGACATCTTCGCTCAAACCACGCTGTAAAGCTGCTAACGCAAATGACTCGCTATCAGCGTAAGCAGGAAGATTTTAGGAATAGAGCGCTCGTCTATTTGCATTAGCAGCATTACAGCAAACCACTATCATACCCGCCAATGAATTGACGGATATGATAGGCAAGTTTCGCAATGTGGCAAGCCACATTGCAACTTGCCAGTGGGCTTCGCCCCCTTGGAACCCCTATCGCAGTTCATAGAAAGGAGTAAAAAATATGCGAAAGCGAAATCATGCAGTTTACATCCGCATGACTACTGATGAGTTTGAAAAGCTTCAAAGTAAAGTGAAACAATCAGGTCTATCAATGCAAGCATACATCATTCATGCAGCCTTAGAAGGCAAAGTATCTACTATTGAAGAAATCAATATTCTTCGTGAGCGTAGCAATCATTTAGAAGATATAGACAGGCAATTACGAGGAATAGGAACCAATGTAAATCAATTGGCTTATGTTGCCAATGGTCAAGGAGTTATACCATCTGCAATCAAATTAGCGGAGATATCACATGAGGTAACAAGCTTTAGAAATGAGGTGAGAAAGAATTGGCAATTAACAAGACAGTCAATTCATCAACAAAGAGTCATGGAGCCATGAGAAACTGTATTGAATATGTACTGAAGGAACAGAAGACCACGGATAGACTGATTGATATGACCGGACCAGCTCCCGATGAAATAACTTGGGACTCTGTTTATAGAGCATTTATAGACGAGAAAAAGCTATGGGATAAGGATAGTGGACGTATGTATGCACATAATATTATTTCATTTCACAAAGATGAAAAGATTACGCCTTTTCAAGCTTTTGATTTTGCTAAAGAA
It contains:
- a CDS encoding plasmid mobilization protein; the encoded protein is MRKRNHAVYIRMTTDEFEKLQSKVKQSGLSMQAYIIHAALEGKVSTIEEINILRERSNHLEDIDRQLRGIGTNVNQLAYVANGQGVIPSAIKLAEISHEVTSFRNEVRKNWQLTRQSIHQQRVMEP